Proteins from one Paraburkholderia sp. BL10I2N1 genomic window:
- a CDS encoding class II glutamine amidotransferase, with the protein MCQLLGMNCAAPTDVTFSFTGFAARGGVTDHHADGWGIAFFEDKACRLFIDHQSSATSPIAEMVKRYPIKSKNTIAHIRKATQGHILLENCHPFMRELWGRHWIFAHNGDLQSYQPFLTGVYQPVGTTDSELAFCALLQGLRKAFPGTQPPLDELFAGLETLTREITHFGVFNFLMSNGQALFAHCSTRLHYLVRRWPFSTAHLVDADVSIDFAKYTTPEDRVAVIATQPLTDNEVWTAFEPGDLLMFQHGEVIGRTNVPVPPAVLEKLRDPASDPSASATTIRQSADDTVDLEADDTAAYES; encoded by the coding sequence ATGTGCCAACTACTCGGAATGAACTGCGCCGCGCCGACGGACGTCACGTTCTCGTTCACCGGCTTCGCGGCGCGCGGCGGCGTCACCGATCACCACGCGGACGGCTGGGGCATCGCCTTCTTCGAGGACAAGGCCTGCCGCCTCTTCATCGACCACCAATCGTCAGCCACTTCGCCGATCGCCGAGATGGTGAAGCGCTATCCGATCAAGTCGAAGAACACGATCGCGCATATCCGCAAGGCGACGCAAGGTCATATCCTCCTGGAGAACTGCCACCCGTTCATGCGCGAACTGTGGGGCCGCCACTGGATCTTCGCGCACAACGGCGACCTGCAAAGCTACCAGCCGTTCCTCACGGGCGTCTATCAACCGGTCGGCACGACGGATAGCGAACTCGCGTTCTGCGCGCTGCTGCAAGGCTTGCGCAAGGCGTTCCCGGGCACGCAGCCACCGCTCGATGAACTGTTCGCCGGGCTCGAAACCTTGACGCGGGAGATCACGCATTTCGGCGTGTTCAACTTCCTGATGTCCAACGGGCAGGCGCTGTTCGCGCACTGCTCGACGCGCCTGCACTATCTCGTGCGCCGCTGGCCGTTTTCGACCGCGCACCTGGTCGACGCGGACGTGTCGATCGATTTCGCGAAGTACACCACGCCGGAAGACCGCGTTGCGGTGATCGCCACGCAGCCGCTCACGGACAACGAAGTCTGGACGGCATTCGAACCCGGCGACCTGCTGATGTTCCAGCACGGCGAGGTGATCGGCCGCACGAACGTGCCGGTGCCGCCGGCGGTGCTCGAAAAGTTGCGCGATCCCGCCAGCGATCCGTCCGCCTCGGCGACCACCATTCGCCAGTCGGCCGACGACACGGTCGACCTCGAAGCGGACGACACAGCAGCCTACGAATCCTGA
- a CDS encoding amino acid ABC transporter ATP-binding protein — MISINNVSKWYGQFQVLTDCSTEVKKGEVVVVCGPSGSGKSTLIKTVNGLEPFQKGEITIDGQSLTDKKTNLSKLRAKVGMVFQHFELFPHLSITENLTLAQIKVLGRSNDEANAKGLKLLDRVGLRAHADKYPGQLSGGQQQRVAIARALSMDPIAMLFDEPTSALDPEMINEVLDVMVELAQEGMTMMCVTHEMGFAKKVAHRVIFMDKGLIVEDDRKEEFFANPKSDRAKDFLAKILH, encoded by the coding sequence ATGATCTCAATCAACAATGTTTCGAAGTGGTATGGACAGTTTCAGGTACTGACCGACTGCTCGACGGAAGTGAAAAAAGGCGAAGTGGTTGTGGTGTGCGGCCCGTCGGGTTCGGGCAAGTCGACGCTCATCAAGACGGTGAACGGCCTCGAGCCGTTCCAGAAGGGCGAGATCACGATCGACGGTCAATCGCTCACCGACAAAAAGACGAATCTGTCGAAGCTGCGCGCGAAAGTCGGTATGGTGTTCCAGCACTTCGAGCTGTTCCCGCATCTGTCGATTACCGAGAACCTGACGCTCGCGCAGATCAAGGTGCTCGGCCGTTCGAACGACGAAGCCAATGCGAAGGGCCTGAAGCTGCTCGATCGCGTGGGCCTGCGTGCGCATGCGGACAAGTATCCGGGGCAGCTGTCGGGTGGTCAGCAGCAGCGGGTGGCGATCGCGCGTGCGTTGTCGATGGACCCCATCGCGATGCTGTTCGACGAACCGACCTCGGCACTCGATCCCGAGATGATCAACGAAGTGCTCGACGTGATGGTCGAACTCGCGCAGGAAGGCATGACGATGATGTGCGTCACGCACGAAATGGGTTTTGCGAAGAAGGTCGCGCATCGCGTGATCTTCATGGACAAAGGCCTCATCGTCGAAGACGACCGCAAGGAAGAGTTCTTCGCGAATCCGAAGTCGGATCGCGCGAAGGATTTTCTGGCGAAGATCCTGCACTGA
- the gltK gene encoding glutamate/aspartate ABC transporter permease GltK, producing MHHFDWSSIPGAMPTLWTGVIVTFKITLIAIVIGIVWGTVLAMMRLSSFKPFQWFAQGYVTVFRSIPLVMVLLWFFLIVPQVLQNVLGLSPDIDIRLASAMVAFSLFEAAYYSEIIRAGIQAVSRGQVNAAFALGMGYGQAMRLVVLPQAFRAMVPLLLTQAIVLFQDTSLVYVISLADFFRTATNIGDRDGTNVEMVLFAGACYFVICVLASSLVKGLQKKVAR from the coding sequence ATGCATCATTTCGACTGGAGCAGTATTCCGGGCGCAATGCCCACGCTTTGGACCGGCGTCATTGTCACGTTCAAGATCACGCTGATCGCAATCGTCATCGGTATCGTATGGGGCACCGTGCTCGCGATGATGCGGTTGTCGTCGTTCAAGCCGTTCCAGTGGTTCGCGCAGGGCTACGTCACGGTTTTCCGTTCGATCCCGCTCGTGATGGTGCTGCTGTGGTTCTTCCTGATCGTGCCGCAGGTGCTGCAGAACGTGCTCGGACTGTCGCCGGATATCGATATCCGTCTGGCGTCGGCGATGGTCGCTTTCTCGCTTTTCGAGGCAGCTTACTATTCGGAAATCATCCGCGCCGGGATTCAGGCGGTGTCGCGTGGACAGGTGAATGCGGCCTTCGCGCTCGGCATGGGTTATGGCCAGGCAATGCGCCTCGTCGTGCTGCCGCAGGCGTTTCGCGCGATGGTGCCGTTGCTGTTGACGCAGGCCATCGTGCTCTTTCAGGATACGTCGCTTGTCTACGTGATCAGCCTCGCGGATTTCTTCCGTACGGCCACGAATATTGGCGACCGTGACGGCACCAACGTCGAGATGGTACTGTTCGCGGGCGCGTGCTATTTCGTGATTTGTGTGCTCGCGTCGAGCCTTGTCAAAGGTCTTCAGAAAAAGGTCGCAAGATGA